A stretch of the Lolium perenne isolate Kyuss_39 chromosome 3, Kyuss_2.0, whole genome shotgun sequence genome encodes the following:
- the LOC127344679 gene encoding replication protein A 70 kDa DNA-binding subunit D isoform X1, which produces MAWAGGGPGCPQSWVVGSWLRPVVLHSAAQPTTVFSSSSPGSFFLLQQASSFPGDGDENSSSYTSTTSVPPEHKLQAIKAKMGSAEDEFTPLSQLKYGIGNCKVRVRISRLWESFNPKNDISFGLDSLLIDDQGKTMQARVDPDDIDLFEDQLVEGKVYALSDFTVDVMREDYMCCSNKWTMYFKRQTVVKEIQGDIDSIPLHSFEFVKFKDLRSRCDDKSLLTDVLGHIVYVGELQEVSKKSRHIEICNASIRDLRGRNLSVTLYGDIACGFAEDMLEKGLESSVVAVFAGMRVESTHSVCSTTCSKYYLDLDIPEVQEFSESLRIQQANPAPEKSRAQKLAESWRTIEQIKSLDPEEYDEDTMFLCRVSLLDIDCTSGWCYAGCEFCQKSMGRNPRKYRCIRCGPVKRPVQMYKLKAKVQDATGTMDLMIFCDVAEKLVGVSAEELVDEIEDDDDWYTLPEEIEDLLGSTHTFQVFDKYGHGSFSVNSIMDHVSPPVAAAAAATQSKEEPDLEDSVSLTPTTTQCKEGPVPEGSAPAEEARSKSARLQKPNKRLRGDDWIN; this is translated from the exons CAGGGTGCCCCCAATCGTGGGTCGTGGGCTCGTGGCTCCGCCCCGTCGTTCTGCACTCCGCCGCTCAGCCCACGACCgtcttctcctcctcttctcctggGTCCTTCTTCCTTCTCCAGCAAGCCTCTTCCTTCCCTGGCGACGGCGACGAGAACAGCAGCAGTTACACATCTACCACTTCGGTCCCGCCGGAG CATAAGCTTCAAGCCATCAAGGCCAAAATGGGTTCAGCTGAGGATGAGTTCACCCCACTTTCTCAGTTAAAATATGGAATTGGAAACTGTAAAGTGCGGGTGCGCATCTCACGGCTATGGGAGTCCTTCAATCCGAAGAATGACATTTCGTTCGGCCTTGATAGCCTTCTGATCGATGATCAG GGTAAAACTATGCAGGCCCGTGTAGATCCCGACGATATAGACCTGTTTGAAGATCAGCTAGTTGAAGGGAAGGTGTATGCATTATCAGATTTTACAGTTGATGTTATGAGGGAAGACTACATGTGCTGTAGCAATAAGTGGACCATGTACTTTAAACGTCAGACAGTGGTCAAGGAGATACAAGGAGATATTGATTCGATACCCCTCCACAGCTTTGAGTTTGTTAAGTTTAAGGACCTCCGTTCCAGGTGTGACGACAAGAGCTTGTTAACAG ATGTTCTGGGCCACATCGTATATGTTGGGGAGCTACAGGAGGTCTCCAAAAAATCCCGCCATATAGAAATTTGCAATGCAAGTATTCGAGATTTGAG AGGAAGGAACCTGAGTGTCACGCTGTATGGAGATATCGCCTGCGGTTTTGCTGAGGATATGCTCGAGAAAGGCCTAGAGTCCTCAGTTGTTGCTGTCTTTGCAGGGATGCGCGTTGAATCCACACATTCAG TTTGCTCTACAACATGTTCAAAGTACTATCTAGACTTGGATATACCAGAGGTGCAAGAATTCTCTGAGAG TTTGCGCATTCAGCAAGCAAATCCTGCTCCAGAAAAGAGCCGAGCTCAGAAGTTAGCCGAGAGCTGGCGAACAATCGAACAGATAAAGAGCCTCGATCCAGAGGAGTACGACGAG GATACTATGTTCTTGTGCAGGGTCTCCCTGCTTGATATAGATTGCACCAGTGGCTGGTGTTATGCTGGATGCGAATTCTGCCAGAAGTCAATGGGCAGGAACCCAAGAAAATACAGGTGCATCCGGTGTGGCCCAGTTAAGAGGCCAGTTCAAAT GTACAAGCTAAAGGCCAAGGTGCAAGATGCTACTGGCACAAtggacttgatgatcttctgTGATGTGGCGGAGAAGCTGGTTGGTGTCTCCGCAGAGGAGCTCGTCGATGAgatcgaggatgatgatgattggtACACGCTGCCGGAAGAAATCGAGGATCTTCTTGGCTCGACCCACACCTTCCAAGTATTTGACAAGTACGGTCACGGGAGCTTCTCGGTGAATTCGATCATGGACCATGTTAGCCCCCCAgtcgctgctgctgccgccgctaCTCAATCCAAGGAGGAGCCTGACCTTGAGGACAGTGTTAGCCTGACCCCAACCACTACTCAATGCAAGGAGGGGCCTGTTCCTGAGGGCAGCGCTCCAGCGGAAGAAGCACGGTCGAAGTCCGCTAGACTCCAGAAGCCCAACAAGCGTCTGCGTGGGGACGACTGGATCAACTAA
- the LOC127344679 gene encoding replication protein A 70 kDa DNA-binding subunit D isoform X2, protein MGSAEDEFTPLSQLKYGIGNCKVRVRISRLWESFNPKNDISFGLDSLLIDDQGKTMQARVDPDDIDLFEDQLVEGKVYALSDFTVDVMREDYMCCSNKWTMYFKRQTVVKEIQGDIDSIPLHSFEFVKFKDLRSRCDDKSLLTDVLGHIVYVGELQEVSKKSRHIEICNASIRDLRGRNLSVTLYGDIACGFAEDMLEKGLESSVVAVFAGMRVESTHSVCSTTCSKYYLDLDIPEVQEFSESLRIQQANPAPEKSRAQKLAESWRTIEQIKSLDPEEYDEDTMFLCRVSLLDIDCTSGWCYAGCEFCQKSMGRNPRKYRCIRCGPVKRPVQMYKLKAKVQDATGTMDLMIFCDVAEKLVGVSAEELVDEIEDDDDWYTLPEEIEDLLGSTHTFQVFDKYGHGSFSVNSIMDHVSPPVAAAAAATQSKEEPDLEDSVSLTPTTTQCKEGPVPEGSAPAEEARSKSARLQKPNKRLRGDDWIN, encoded by the exons ATGGGTTCAGCTGAGGATGAGTTCACCCCACTTTCTCAGTTAAAATATGGAATTGGAAACTGTAAAGTGCGGGTGCGCATCTCACGGCTATGGGAGTCCTTCAATCCGAAGAATGACATTTCGTTCGGCCTTGATAGCCTTCTGATCGATGATCAG GGTAAAACTATGCAGGCCCGTGTAGATCCCGACGATATAGACCTGTTTGAAGATCAGCTAGTTGAAGGGAAGGTGTATGCATTATCAGATTTTACAGTTGATGTTATGAGGGAAGACTACATGTGCTGTAGCAATAAGTGGACCATGTACTTTAAACGTCAGACAGTGGTCAAGGAGATACAAGGAGATATTGATTCGATACCCCTCCACAGCTTTGAGTTTGTTAAGTTTAAGGACCTCCGTTCCAGGTGTGACGACAAGAGCTTGTTAACAG ATGTTCTGGGCCACATCGTATATGTTGGGGAGCTACAGGAGGTCTCCAAAAAATCCCGCCATATAGAAATTTGCAATGCAAGTATTCGAGATTTGAG AGGAAGGAACCTGAGTGTCACGCTGTATGGAGATATCGCCTGCGGTTTTGCTGAGGATATGCTCGAGAAAGGCCTAGAGTCCTCAGTTGTTGCTGTCTTTGCAGGGATGCGCGTTGAATCCACACATTCAG TTTGCTCTACAACATGTTCAAAGTACTATCTAGACTTGGATATACCAGAGGTGCAAGAATTCTCTGAGAG TTTGCGCATTCAGCAAGCAAATCCTGCTCCAGAAAAGAGCCGAGCTCAGAAGTTAGCCGAGAGCTGGCGAACAATCGAACAGATAAAGAGCCTCGATCCAGAGGAGTACGACGAG GATACTATGTTCTTGTGCAGGGTCTCCCTGCTTGATATAGATTGCACCAGTGGCTGGTGTTATGCTGGATGCGAATTCTGCCAGAAGTCAATGGGCAGGAACCCAAGAAAATACAGGTGCATCCGGTGTGGCCCAGTTAAGAGGCCAGTTCAAAT GTACAAGCTAAAGGCCAAGGTGCAAGATGCTACTGGCACAAtggacttgatgatcttctgTGATGTGGCGGAGAAGCTGGTTGGTGTCTCCGCAGAGGAGCTCGTCGATGAgatcgaggatgatgatgattggtACACGCTGCCGGAAGAAATCGAGGATCTTCTTGGCTCGACCCACACCTTCCAAGTATTTGACAAGTACGGTCACGGGAGCTTCTCGGTGAATTCGATCATGGACCATGTTAGCCCCCCAgtcgctgctgctgccgccgctaCTCAATCCAAGGAGGAGCCTGACCTTGAGGACAGTGTTAGCCTGACCCCAACCACTACTCAATGCAAGGAGGGGCCTGTTCCTGAGGGCAGCGCTCCAGCGGAAGAAGCACGGTCGAAGTCCGCTAGACTCCAGAAGCCCAACAAGCGTCTGCGTGGGGACGACTGGATCAACTAA